One Synechococcus sp. JA-2-3B'a(2-13) genomic window carries:
- a CDS encoding electron transfer flavoprotein subunit alpha/FixB family protein → MDRKRIVVFAEQVNGELQPIGLELLGAGRRLADKLGATLSALVLGYNIAHLPPILIGHGADQVFIADHPELAEYRTLPYRRVITDLIKSWPQPPHTILLGSTTTGRDLAPRLAAHLETGLTADCTELDIGPFEYTNSKDPSKSGLFPDCLYAIRPSFGESLKARILGPWKNPQMATVRPGVMVPLPWDRSRQGEVIPVPVNLDPGDLRLQIVETVRNLSQAVDLTRAKVIVSGGYGLGSPEGFELLKELAACFPNSAVGSSRKAVDSGWIPYAHQVGQTGKTVRPQLYIACGISGAIQHRVGMDKSQTIIAINKDSAAPIFKFAHYGIVGDLYQVVPELIRQLRQRQEELREGAEGQPFQSLGERIPILQSR, encoded by the coding sequence ATGGATCGCAAGCGGATAGTGGTCTTCGCCGAGCAGGTGAACGGGGAACTGCAGCCCATCGGCTTAGAGTTGTTGGGGGCCGGGCGGCGGCTGGCCGATAAGCTGGGAGCCACCTTGAGCGCTCTTGTGCTTGGATACAACATTGCCCACTTGCCCCCAATTCTGATCGGCCACGGGGCAGATCAAGTCTTCATTGCCGATCACCCCGAGTTGGCCGAATACCGCACCCTGCCCTACCGCCGGGTGATCACAGACTTGATCAAAAGCTGGCCCCAACCACCCCACACCATCCTGCTGGGATCCACCACCACCGGGCGAGATCTGGCCCCCCGCTTGGCCGCCCACCTGGAGACCGGCCTGACCGCTGACTGCACCGAGCTGGACATTGGCCCCTTCGAGTACACCAACAGCAAAGATCCCAGCAAGTCCGGCCTCTTCCCCGACTGCCTTTATGCCATCCGGCCCAGCTTCGGCGAATCTCTCAAGGCTCGCATCCTTGGCCCGTGGAAAAACCCGCAAATGGCCACGGTGCGCCCAGGGGTGATGGTGCCCCTGCCCTGGGACAGATCCCGCCAGGGGGAAGTGATCCCGGTGCCGGTCAACTTGGATCCCGGCGATCTGCGCCTGCAGATTGTGGAAACGGTGCGCAACCTGTCCCAGGCGGTAGATCTCACCCGCGCCAAGGTGATCGTTTCCGGCGGCTACGGGCTGGGATCCCCAGAGGGATTTGAGCTGTTGAAGGAGTTGGCCGCTTGTTTTCCCAACAGCGCTGTCGGCTCCTCCCGCAAGGCCGTGGATTCTGGGTGGATCCCCTATGCCCACCAGGTGGGCCAAACCGGCAAGACCGTCCGCCCCCAGCTCTACATCGCCTGCGGCATTTCTGGGGCCATTCAACATCGCGTGGGCATGGACAAATCTCAGACGATCATTGCCATCAACAAAGACAGCGCCGCTCCTATCTTCAAATTTGCCCACTACGGCATTGTCGGGGATCTCTACCAGGTGGTGCCGGAGCTGATCCGGCAACTGCGACAGAGACAGGAGGAGCTCCGAGAAGGCGCCGAGGGCCAGCCTTTCCAGAGCCTCGGCGAGCGGATCCCAATTTTGCAGAGTCGATGA
- a CDS encoding electron transfer flavoprotein subunit beta/FixA family protein has translation METFVLIKQVPDQNAKAGINSDGTIDRAKAKRMLNPFDRYALEAALQTKRQHGARVTAITMGPPPAIEVLYEAIAHGVDRGILMTDRRLAASDTLATAYTLAQTVRYAGRPDVIFCGLQTTDGDTAQVGPQLAERLGIPQVTYCEAFEIRDGILVARRAIEGGSQIVMVPLPVLITVANSARRLAYPTLRGVQRVQRLMRDEMARAEAIQILNLDDVGADPERCGLKGSPTIVAATEKVGEIGGNCQVFQGQSVPQLVNQLTQAVDLSRYAATS, from the coding sequence TTGGAAACTTTTGTTCTGATTAAGCAAGTTCCCGATCAAAACGCCAAGGCCGGCATCAACAGTGACGGCACGATCGATCGCGCCAAGGCCAAGCGGATGTTAAACCCTTTTGATCGCTATGCACTGGAAGCAGCTCTGCAAACCAAACGGCAACACGGGGCAAGGGTAACGGCAATTACAATGGGGCCACCCCCGGCCATTGAGGTGCTCTACGAGGCCATTGCCCACGGGGTGGATCGGGGTATTTTGATGACCGACCGCCGCTTGGCCGCTTCCGATACCCTAGCCACTGCCTATACTCTGGCCCAGACGGTTCGCTATGCTGGCCGGCCCGATGTGATCTTCTGCGGGCTCCAGACCACCGACGGCGATACGGCCCAGGTGGGGCCGCAGTTGGCGGAGCGGTTGGGGATCCCTCAGGTCACCTATTGCGAAGCCTTCGAGATTCGGGATGGGATCCTGGTGGCGCGGCGGGCCATCGAAGGGGGATCCCAAATCGTGATGGTGCCCCTGCCGGTTTTGATTACGGTGGCCAATTCCGCTCGGCGTTTGGCCTACCCCACTCTACGGGGTGTGCAGCGGGTGCAGCGGCTAATGCGGGATGAAATGGCACGGGCCGAGGCAATCCAGATCCTCAACTTGGACGATGTGGGGGCAGACCCGGAGCGCTGCGGTCTCAAGGGATCCCCAACCATCGTGGCTGCCACCGAAAAAGTGGGGGAAATTGGCGGCAACTGTCAGGTCTTTCAGGGACAATCCGTCCCCCAACTGGTCAACCAACTGACCCAGGCCGTTGACCTCTCCCGCTACGCCGCAACCTCCTAG
- a CDS encoding methyl-accepting chemotaxis protein: MVPSANSQRDYTDAMAAFWQGDYVRAVRLFNQVAAAEPQDTAVKLLLALAQKQAGQLLEARQTYNIILQTASDPDELESARKGLEELLQMAPELADLPDSPEADEFRPPDEFAPGSDAFSEEAFSAPDPFLQFEEMGEEEADPFAQNPFPLEADSLGSDFMGEERFRDPLETGLQMPGADPLGSSHPMPTHSRVTPPATSRRVGSEEGGPQTDPVVEDDFAFLNEFDREHLEALEDNFDSITQLAGDADFPNEMGFSLPGFEEEEGGSLEESLPTELAAPMSEPIPAPDEDTASPGSALFELDELDSLDRELAGMDGGEPVGAFRPDEGAIGGMSPMAETGSGAAQVLLPTASLPISSVGEQGARTSAGIANRPIGDRQLAIALIQGAVSLAAGLAIGLGIPANGGARLIAGVIGGGLIGTGAGVILGASSAKQIRSTAQELASHFAALAQGNYSVRATVNTHDELGRLADSFNQMAAALEANFAELSQRAAEQGQAKEDLQRQVIRLLDDVEGAARGDLTVRAEVTADVLGAVADSFNLTIRSLRDIVSQVKRAAAAVNDAALQNEDFARSLSADALRQAEEISNSLNSIQEMTDSIQQVASNAREAANVTAQATEAAARGGEAVDRTVSGILEIRETVAETTRKVKRLAESSQEISKIVALISQIASRTNLLALNASIEAARAGESGRGFAIVADEVRQLADRAAKASKEIEQIVLQIQSETGNVMTAMEEGTQLVIEGTRRAEQAKNSLDEIIEVSRRIDELVRAISQATVQQTETSRSVAQVMQSVELTANETSKEAQKVATSLQQLVSIARELQTSVGRFRVGDE, from the coding sequence ATGGTTCCGAGCGCGAACAGTCAGAGAGACTACACCGATGCGATGGCCGCCTTTTGGCAGGGAGACTACGTCCGGGCGGTGCGGTTGTTCAACCAAGTGGCCGCTGCTGAACCGCAAGATACTGCTGTCAAGCTGCTGCTGGCTTTGGCACAAAAACAAGCTGGGCAGTTGTTGGAAGCTCGCCAAACCTACAACATCATTTTACAAACAGCCAGTGATCCCGATGAGCTGGAGTCGGCCCGGAAGGGTCTAGAAGAGCTGTTGCAAATGGCACCGGAGCTGGCGGATCTTCCCGATTCCCCAGAAGCGGACGAGTTTCGCCCTCCAGATGAGTTTGCACCTGGGTCGGATGCCTTTTCGGAAGAGGCTTTCTCTGCTCCCGATCCCTTCTTGCAGTTCGAGGAGATGGGGGAAGAGGAGGCGGATCCCTTTGCTCAGAATCCCTTTCCACTGGAGGCAGACAGCCTTGGCAGCGATTTCATGGGGGAAGAGAGATTCAGGGATCCCTTGGAGACCGGCCTGCAAATGCCGGGAGCTGATCCATTGGGTTCATCTCACCCGATGCCGACCCATTCTCGGGTAACACCACCGGCCACCTCGCGACGGGTAGGCTCGGAAGAGGGCGGGCCTCAAACCGATCCGGTGGTCGAAGATGACTTTGCCTTCCTCAACGAGTTCGATCGAGAGCATCTGGAAGCCCTAGAAGACAACTTCGACTCCATTACGCAGTTGGCCGGCGATGCCGATTTTCCCAATGAGATGGGCTTCTCCCTGCCTGGTTTTGAGGAAGAGGAAGGGGGATCCCTGGAAGAAAGCCTGCCGACCGAATTGGCTGCCCCCATGAGTGAGCCGATCCCTGCTCCCGACGAAGATACTGCCAGTCCCGGCTCTGCCCTCTTCGAGCTTGACGAGCTAGACAGCCTGGATCGCGAACTTGCCGGCATGGATGGCGGCGAGCCAGTGGGGGCCTTCCGCCCAGATGAGGGGGCGATTGGGGGGATGAGCCCAATGGCGGAGACCGGCAGCGGAGCGGCCCAAGTTCTGCTGCCCACGGCCTCCCTCCCTATTTCCAGTGTAGGTGAACAAGGGGCAAGAACCTCTGCTGGGATCGCCAACCGACCGATTGGGGATCGGCAATTGGCCATAGCGCTTATCCAAGGAGCTGTGAGTTTGGCTGCCGGCTTGGCGATTGGCCTTGGGATCCCGGCCAATGGGGGAGCTCGCTTGATTGCCGGGGTGATTGGAGGCGGGCTGATCGGCACAGGAGCAGGGGTTATCCTCGGGGCCAGCAGTGCCAAACAAATTCGCTCCACCGCCCAAGAGCTGGCCAGTCATTTTGCCGCCTTGGCTCAGGGGAATTATTCAGTACGAGCCACAGTCAACACCCACGATGAGCTGGGGCGCTTGGCCGACAGCTTTAACCAGATGGCGGCTGCCCTTGAAGCCAACTTCGCCGAACTGAGCCAGCGGGCTGCCGAGCAAGGGCAAGCTAAGGAAGACCTACAGCGCCAGGTGATTCGCCTGCTGGACGACGTGGAAGGGGCTGCCCGTGGAGACCTGACGGTGCGGGCAGAGGTGACTGCCGACGTGCTGGGGGCTGTGGCCGACTCCTTTAACCTGACCATTCGCAGTCTGCGAGACATTGTCAGCCAGGTGAAGCGGGCTGCTGCCGCCGTGAACGATGCCGCCTTGCAGAACGAGGACTTTGCCCGCAGCCTCTCTGCCGATGCTTTGCGCCAGGCGGAGGAGATCTCCAACTCCCTCAACTCCATTCAGGAGATGACGGACTCCATTCAACAGGTGGCCAGCAACGCCCGCGAAGCGGCCAACGTGACCGCCCAGGCCACAGAAGCAGCCGCTCGGGGTGGAGAAGCTGTGGATCGCACGGTAAGTGGCATCCTGGAAATTCGCGAAACCGTGGCAGAAACCACCCGCAAAGTGAAGCGATTGGCGGAATCCTCGCAGGAAATTTCCAAAATTGTGGCTTTGATCTCTCAAATTGCCTCGCGCACCAACCTGCTTGCCCTGAACGCCAGTATCGAGGCGGCCCGAGCCGGGGAATCGGGACGGGGTTTTGCCATTGTGGCCGACGAAGTGCGACAACTGGCCGACCGAGCCGCCAAAGCCTCGAAGGAGATCGAGCAGATCGTGTTGCAGATTCAATCGGAAACCGGCAACGTGATGACGGCTATGGAAGAAGGCACCCAACTGGTGATCGAGGGGACGCGGCGGGCCGAGCAGGCCAAGAACAGCCTGGACGAGATTATCGAGGTCAGTCGCCGGATCGACGAGTTGGTGCGGGCGATCTCTCAGGCCACCGTGCAACAAACGGAAACCTCTCGCTCTGTGGCGCAGGTGATGCAATCGGTGGAGTTGACCGCCAACGAGACTTCTAAAGAGGCGCAGAAGGTGGCAACTTCGCTCCAACAGTTGGTGAGCATCGCCCGCGAGTTGCAAACTTCTGTCGGTCGCTTCCGGGTTGGGGATGAATGA
- a CDS encoding response regulator transcription factor: MSRVLVVEDSQSQREMISKLLQENGFEVMTVEDGVEAVEAVKQNKPDLIVLDIVMPRMNGYEVCRLLKADPLTQKTPIVMCSSKGEEFDRYWGIRQGADAYIAKPFQPQELVGTIKQLLRG; encoded by the coding sequence ATGAGTCGCGTTTTGGTGGTGGAAGATAGCCAATCCCAGCGGGAGATGATCAGCAAGCTGCTGCAGGAAAACGGCTTCGAGGTGATGACTGTGGAAGACGGGGTGGAGGCCGTAGAGGCGGTGAAGCAAAACAAACCCGACCTGATCGTGCTGGACATCGTCATGCCGCGCATGAACGGCTATGAGGTGTGCCGTCTTCTCAAGGCCGACCCTCTCACCCAAAAAACGCCCATCGTCATGTGTTCTTCCAAGGGCGAAGAATTTGACCGCTACTGGGGGATCCGCCAGGGAGCGGATGCCTACATTGCCAAGCCTTTCCAGCCCCAGGAACTGGTGGGTACGATTAAGCAATTACTGAGAGGCTGA
- a CDS encoding CheW domain-containing protein, translating into MLGDLDLLMGDETQELREMEAPEGELFLKFKIATGEEFALPAVSVVEVMSIGPEKITPMPNVAPVLLGTLNLRGEIIWVADLGQFLGISPPLNIDRAEIPVVAVMDQQDLLMGLAVDLIVGMEWLKTELVRPALTAPESMAPFLRGEWVVPGTGSRLPLLDQSAILRSNRWG; encoded by the coding sequence ATGCTGGGGGATCTGGATTTATTGATGGGGGATGAGACCCAAGAGTTGCGGGAGATGGAGGCTCCCGAAGGTGAGCTATTCCTAAAGTTCAAGATTGCCACCGGGGAGGAATTTGCGCTGCCAGCGGTATCGGTTGTGGAGGTGATGAGCATTGGCCCAGAGAAAATCACCCCCATGCCCAATGTGGCCCCAGTTTTGCTGGGCACGCTGAATTTGCGGGGCGAGATCATCTGGGTTGCAGACCTGGGGCAATTTTTGGGGATCAGCCCGCCCCTGAACATCGACCGAGCCGAGATTCCTGTGGTGGCCGTGATGGATCAACAGGATTTGCTCATGGGCTTGGCTGTGGATTTAATTGTAGGCATGGAGTGGCTGAAGACTGAATTGGTGCGGCCTGCCCTCACGGCTCCTGAGTCCATGGCTCCTTTTTTGCGAGGGGAATGGGTGGTGCCCGGAACGGGATCGCGCTTGCCATTGCTGGATCAGTCGGCCATCCTGCGATCCAATCGTTGGGGTTGA
- the argS gene encoding arginine--tRNA ligase has translation MATQPVSTSLIRFLTAAVAESIRRASEAGQLGSLAPQQATAIAPVIQIPSDPRYGDYACPTPLGMAKLCRLAPAQIAQTLQKHLDLPDIETQVAGGGYLNFRLGDPFLAKRLQELLHLGENFGKTAIPHPERILLEFVSANPTGPLHVGHGRWAAVGSTLANLLHWTGHQVEREFYINDAGNQMRLLGQSLEVRVRQLQGEEVALPEDAYHGSYLVDIARRLLGQVKAGIRPLPTTLEEYTDFAYGEMLAWQKQTLQQLRTEFDHWFSERRLHTPDPQTGLSAIQQALQELQERGFLYKAKAPRGEDPKPGAEEAVYFKTQEFGDDKDRVVQKADGSFTYLAADIAYHRDKVQRGYHRLINILGSDHHGYIGRLKAAVGAFSPDVKLEILIGQFVKLFKTDPQTGEKTEVRMSKRTGNFVSLNDLIEDPEIGVGVDAARWFLLSSSMDSPINFDLDLAVKQTFDNPVVYVHYSHARCCTLLRRLQEEEKVELTNKVPLTEQQKLPYKEPEERALLLRLLALPDELIAAAEERAPHKIIRYAEAIAADFNKFYDNCRILPLLKEDPLLAQARIQLVQATQQVLFNVLTGILGLSAPESM, from the coding sequence ATGGCCACTCAACCCGTATCCACCTCGCTGATTCGGTTTCTCACCGCCGCCGTAGCCGAGAGCATTCGACGGGCCTCAGAGGCGGGGCAACTGGGATCCCTGGCCCCCCAGCAAGCCACAGCGATTGCCCCCGTGATCCAGATCCCCAGCGACCCTCGCTACGGCGATTACGCCTGTCCCACCCCCCTGGGCATGGCCAAGCTCTGCCGCCTAGCACCGGCCCAGATCGCCCAAACCCTGCAAAAACACTTGGATCTGCCGGACATCGAAACTCAGGTGGCGGGAGGAGGGTATCTCAACTTCCGGCTGGGGGATCCCTTTTTGGCCAAGCGCTTGCAAGAGCTGCTGCATCTGGGAGAAAACTTCGGCAAAACAGCCATTCCCCATCCTGAGCGCATTCTGCTGGAGTTTGTCTCCGCCAACCCGACGGGGCCTTTGCACGTCGGCCATGGGCGCTGGGCTGCCGTTGGCTCTACGTTGGCCAACTTGCTGCACTGGACGGGCCACCAGGTGGAGCGGGAGTTTTACATCAACGATGCCGGCAACCAGATGCGGCTCTTGGGCCAGTCTCTGGAGGTGCGGGTGCGGCAACTGCAGGGGGAAGAGGTGGCTCTGCCCGAAGATGCCTACCATGGCAGTTACTTGGTCGATATTGCCCGGCGGCTGTTGGGTCAGGTCAAGGCCGGGATCCGCCCTCTGCCCACCACCCTAGAGGAGTACACCGATTTTGCCTATGGGGAAATGCTGGCCTGGCAAAAGCAGACCCTGCAACAACTACGCACCGAGTTTGATCACTGGTTTAGCGAGCGCCGCCTGCACACCCCCGATCCCCAGACAGGCCTGAGCGCCATCCAGCAAGCTTTGCAGGAGCTGCAAGAGCGCGGCTTTCTCTACAAAGCCAAAGCGCCGCGGGGTGAGGATCCCAAGCCAGGGGCCGAAGAGGCCGTCTATTTCAAAACCCAAGAATTTGGCGACGACAAGGATCGGGTGGTGCAAAAGGCCGATGGTTCGTTCACTTATCTAGCCGCCGATATTGCCTACCATCGGGATAAAGTGCAGCGGGGATATCACCGGCTGATCAACATTCTTGGCTCGGATCACCATGGCTATATCGGCCGCTTAAAGGCGGCGGTGGGTGCCTTCAGCCCAGATGTCAAGCTGGAAATCTTGATTGGACAATTTGTCAAATTGTTCAAAACCGACCCGCAAACCGGTGAGAAAACCGAAGTGCGCATGTCCAAGCGCACCGGCAACTTTGTCTCACTCAATGACCTGATCGAAGATCCAGAAATTGGCGTGGGGGTCGATGCAGCCCGCTGGTTTTTGCTTAGCAGCAGCATGGACAGCCCCATCAACTTCGATTTGGATTTGGCCGTCAAGCAAACTTTCGATAACCCAGTCGTGTATGTTCACTACAGCCATGCCCGCTGTTGCACTCTGCTGCGGCGGCTACAGGAAGAAGAAAAGGTTGAACTGACCAACAAAGTCCCTTTGACGGAGCAACAAAAACTGCCCTACAAAGAGCCAGAAGAGCGGGCCCTGCTGCTGCGCTTGTTGGCCTTGCCGGATGAGCTGATCGCCGCTGCCGAAGAGCGCGCTCCCCACAAGATCATCCGCTATGCAGAAGCCATCGCCGCCGATTTCAACAAGTTTTACGACAACTGCCGTATTTTGCCGCTCTTGAAAGAGGATCCCCTTTTGGCCCAAGCCCGCATCCAATTGGTGCAGGCCACGCAGCAGGTTTTGTTTAACGTCCTCACCGGCATTCTCGGCCTGAGCGCGCCGGAGTCTATGTGA
- a CDS encoding YggT family protein, with translation MLPILTSWVLGPLLALYTLLFVLRIFLSWYPQLDTSRLPYSLVVGLTEFLLRPTRRLIPPLGGVDMAPVVWVGLVTLLREVLLGQQGLLTMALH, from the coding sequence ATGCTGCCAATTCTCACCTCTTGGGTGCTTGGCCCACTGTTGGCGCTCTACACCCTCCTGTTTGTGCTGCGCATCTTTCTGTCGTGGTATCCACAACTGGATACTTCCCGGTTGCCCTACTCGCTGGTGGTCGGCCTGACGGAGTTTCTGTTACGCCCGACCCGTCGCCTGATCCCGCCTCTGGGAGGTGTGGACATGGCCCCTGTGGTTTGGGTGGGCCTGGTTACCCTGTTGCGGGAGGTGTTGCTGGGGCAGCAGGGGCTGCTGACAATGGCCCTGCACTGA
- a CDS encoding response regulator gives MSKVLVVDDSRTYLETISSLLSENGLEVSTATDGVEAMECIRQQKPDVVVLDIVMPRMNGYEVCREVKGDESTKHIRIVMCSTKDQTFDIEWARRNQADAYVTKPFKPQELLATIKHQLREMNRK, from the coding sequence ATGAGCAAAGTGCTGGTGGTGGATGACAGCCGTACCTACCTGGAGACCATTTCCAGCTTGCTTTCCGAGAACGGTTTGGAAGTCTCCACAGCAACAGACGGCGTAGAGGCAATGGAGTGCATTCGCCAGCAGAAGCCTGATGTGGTGGTGCTGGATATTGTCATGCCGCGCATGAACGGCTACGAGGTATGCCGGGAAGTGAAGGGGGATGAAAGTACCAAACACATTCGCATCGTCATGTGTTCCACCAAAGACCAGACCTTTGATATCGAGTGGGCCAGGCGCAACCAGGCGGATGCCTATGTAACCAAGCCCTTTAAGCCCCAAGAGCTCCTGGCGACCATCAAACATCAATTGCGGGAGATGAATCGGAAATGA
- a CDS encoding ABC transporter substrate-binding protein, with product MSIRKSSRRQFLQSAAAAASWVAVGGLKARAQSRGPLLVSQGLTPLKFTLSWLPSSMDTPLVTAILKGYFAEEGLEVTYERGYGSADSITKIAAGQYDLGEGDPYSMIEFNAKNPDVPLVAIYVHFNRSPFGIYTLKDKGIGEPAQLAGKKLGAPAGDAPRRLWPVFAKQVGIDPGSVEWVTMEPQLREPFLIQGRVDAISGFMTSAMPNLVRGGVSLEDITAFLYNDYGLELYGNALITRVQLLQEKPEQLKAFLRAYVKGWQDTIRDTDGNMLALLDKAKAEGQVLDMATEKLRLALAMPRLFVTDEVREIGLGDVVPARMETSIAQVVDGFGLSSKPPLKKVFDNSLLPPKSERMIG from the coding sequence ATGTCCATCCGGAAATCGTCGCGTCGTCAATTCCTTCAATCTGCTGCTGCGGCTGCCTCTTGGGTTGCCGTTGGAGGGCTAAAGGCGAGGGCTCAGAGCCGCGGGCCGCTTCTGGTTTCCCAGGGACTGACGCCCCTGAAGTTTACCCTCTCTTGGTTGCCCTCTTCGATGGATACCCCCCTTGTAACGGCGATCTTGAAGGGCTACTTCGCCGAAGAGGGGCTGGAGGTCACCTACGAGCGCGGCTATGGCTCCGCCGATTCCATCACCAAGATTGCCGCTGGCCAGTACGACCTGGGGGAAGGGGATCCCTACTCCATGATCGAGTTCAATGCCAAAAATCCGGACGTGCCCTTGGTAGCGATCTATGTCCACTTCAATCGCTCTCCCTTTGGCATCTACACCTTGAAAGATAAGGGCATTGGGGAGCCGGCCCAACTGGCGGGCAAGAAGCTAGGAGCACCGGCAGGGGATGCGCCGCGTCGGCTCTGGCCGGTCTTTGCCAAGCAAGTCGGCATCGATCCGGGGTCGGTGGAGTGGGTAACTATGGAGCCACAGTTGCGCGAACCTTTCCTCATCCAAGGTCGGGTGGATGCAATCAGCGGCTTTATGACCTCGGCCATGCCCAATCTGGTGCGGGGCGGGGTCAGCTTGGAGGACATCACGGCTTTCCTTTACAACGACTATGGCCTTGAGCTGTACGGCAATGCGCTCATCACTCGTGTGCAATTGCTGCAGGAAAAACCGGAGCAGCTCAAAGCTTTTTTGCGGGCGTATGTTAAGGGTTGGCAAGACACCATCCGCGACACCGATGGCAACATGTTGGCCCTTCTGGACAAAGCCAAAGCCGAGGGGCAGGTGCTGGATATGGCAACTGAGAAATTGCGCCTCGCCCTGGCCATGCCGCGCCTGTTTGTTACCGATGAGGTGCGAGAAATTGGCTTGGGGGATGTGGTGCCCGCGCGTATGGAAACCTCAATTGCTCAGGTGGTGGATGGCTTTGGCTTGTCTAGCAAGCCCCCTTTGAAGAAAGTGTTTGACAACAGCCTGCTTCCCCCAAAATCCGAGCGGATGATCGGCTGA
- a CDS encoding response regulator, translated as MQGKLQEIDIRSILQLIELGQRTGELFVEASPSVYWFVFFLNGRIIYASETEGNIARLRDYLHRFKLEAALEEIQIPHKAAVNAPEYNRLWSLLESHKLNPNQGKQILLGMVREVLFDLLSLHHGSFIFEAGSPLAPQLTTFPVTPLLTEIVAQVQEWKKLHPYIQAPNQAPTIVNPLPLQQNLPAPVFKALSEWSDGKTSIRQMGRYLGRDTLTVAKAIYPYVRQGAIQLSEPVLIAEPKPSRPLKPSDKPSHILCIDDSMAIQKTVEFILQNEGYQVTTIGNPLKALGQVFLLNPDMILCDVAMPKLDGYELCAMLRKSSQFRETPMIMLTGKDGFTDRIKARMAGANEFLSKPFAEKELLTIVESYVGPPPKRGGGE; from the coding sequence ATGCAAGGAAAACTACAAGAGATCGATATCCGCAGCATCCTTCAGCTCATCGAGCTGGGCCAGCGCACCGGTGAGCTTTTTGTAGAGGCCAGCCCCTCTGTCTACTGGTTTGTCTTCTTCCTGAATGGGCGGATTATCTACGCCTCTGAAACCGAAGGGAACATTGCCCGCCTCAGAGACTATCTGCACCGCTTCAAGCTGGAAGCCGCCCTGGAGGAAATTCAAATTCCCCACAAAGCCGCGGTCAACGCCCCCGAATACAACCGCCTCTGGTCTTTGCTGGAAAGCCACAAGCTCAACCCCAACCAAGGCAAGCAAATCCTGCTGGGCATGGTGCGGGAAGTCCTCTTCGACCTGCTTAGCCTCCACCACGGCTCCTTCATTTTTGAGGCCGGATCCCCCCTGGCCCCCCAGTTGACCACCTTCCCCGTTACCCCCCTGCTCACCGAGATCGTAGCCCAAGTGCAGGAGTGGAAAAAGCTGCACCCCTACATCCAAGCTCCCAACCAAGCTCCCACCATTGTCAACCCCCTGCCGCTCCAGCAAAACCTGCCCGCCCCCGTCTTCAAAGCCCTGAGCGAGTGGTCAGACGGCAAAACCAGCATTCGCCAGATGGGTCGCTACCTGGGTCGAGACACCCTCACAGTGGCCAAGGCCATCTATCCCTACGTCCGCCAAGGGGCCATTCAACTGTCCGAGCCCGTCTTGATCGCGGAGCCCAAGCCCAGCCGTCCCCTCAAACCCAGCGATAAGCCCAGCCACATCCTTTGCATCGACGACTCCATGGCCATCCAAAAAACCGTAGAGTTCATCCTGCAAAACGAGGGCTACCAGGTCACCACCATCGGCAATCCTCTCAAAGCCTTGGGACAGGTGTTTCTCCTCAACCCAGATATGATCCTCTGTGATGTGGCCATGCCCAAATTGGATGGGTATGAGCTGTGCGCCATGTTGCGCAAATCCAGCCAGTTTCGCGAAACCCCCATGATCATGCTGACCGGCAAGGATGGCTTCACCGATCGGATTAAGGCCCGCATGGCCGGAGCGAACGAATTTTTGAGCAAACCCTTTGCGGAAAAGGAGTTGTTGACCATTGTCGAATCCTACGTGGGCCCTCCCCCCAAACGGGGCGGTGGCGAATAG